CTGGTACCATGGTGATTGTGTCCGCATCACTCCTGCCAAGGCAGAGCACATAAAGCAGTACAAGTGCCCGGCTTGCAGCAACAAGAGGAGCAGAGAGTGAGCGCGGGACGCTCCTGGCTGATGTAGTTAGGGTTGGTAGGGCTTGAGCCGGGGGATTCTTGCTTCCTGCTGTTTCAGCAGCGGCAGACTGCCAGTTGCCCCAGCAGTTGTATTAGTTTGATCTAAGCATTGGGCGTAGTTGTTAGTACTGTAGTGACCGATGCTGCTCTCCTAGTGCACTAGAAGTGTTATGTTAATGGATTGTCAAAACTCTCCGTGAGAGTAACGAAGTGGTATCTTAGTGGGCAATGACCAATTACTTGCGCACCGCTTTGATTCCTGTGTTACAACTTACAAGAGATGCCTTTGCTTTAATCAGTATGCACGTTTTCGATTCAGATGGTTCATCGggaaaggaacattacattagcAGTGGCTTTGTAAGTTGATGTCGTTGTTGACACTGGAGGTAGAAGAGTAAAACGGATCTACTAGCTTAGCTACGTACGCCACTTGCTTGCAGAAAATAAAGGAATCAGATTGGGCTACGTGCCTACTGCTTATGCTAGCATTGTTTTGTCGAACTCATCACCTCCAAACGTTGAAGTTGGAGGGATGGCCAAAACGAACTACTAACGTCAAGATGTTTAAAGTATGGACTAGCGCGATTGCTTACAGTGTGCTAACAAGGTGGATGAGCCTATTTAAGCACCAACGCTTAAACGAGCCAATTTGACCACCAAAGCTTAGGGGATATTTGGTTTGGAGGGACTTATTATAAACCCATAAATTCCTCGTATGGAGGGGTTTATTACGAGCTTAAAATTAAAGTGATATTTGGTTGTAGCAGATAAATAAAAAGCTCCTATAGTTGGTAATGATTTTTCTACCCCTTATTAATGCCTCTATAGGTGAGGGAGACAAGGGTAGTGGGAGGAAAGAGGAGATATTTTGGTGGGGTGCACAGAAAATAAGCCCTATGAACATCTCTTGGTGGGGTTTATGGGCTTATGGACTTGCCTAAAATGAGACTTATTGATGGGGCTTATAATAAAACTCTCTAAACCAAATATCCCTTAATGAATACGAACAAGGCGATTAACAAGACGCTAAATACTGGTGCATAATGATGCCATAGCAATCTTTTCAAGCCCTCATGCATAAGCGCCTGGCAACATAGGAAACAAAATTACATCAAAGACCTTTCTGATCATTTTCTTCCTTTGGATCTTCGCCCCCCGCCGGAGCTTGAAGATGCACTGTAAAGATTTCTTTTTTTAACGAAGGCAAAGGCTCTCTCATTCTCCGAACACGCTTGTAAAAGGGAAAAAAGACCAACCCCACACACACATCGGGTGGCTCCATCCATAACCGCAGAAGATCCTGACCGTCTGTCTATTAGTAGGATTTTTTTTATGTGTCCAGACTTTGGACACCGGAGCCCCAGCCCCAGGCACAGAACCGCCTCTCCGTGCCTGTTCttccctagccgccgccgccgccgccgcaggtcCGCTGCCCCTCGGCGTGCGGCTGCCCCAGCCGGACATCCAGCCGACGGCCTGCGCCGACCCTAATATACCGGCGTCCCCGCGCCAAGCGGCGGCCGAGCGCGACTCTCGCGTGCCTGAATCTGAAGCCTCCGGGCTGAAGCCCGTCGGCGCCGAAGCGGCCGGAGGAATGGCGTGGCGGATGCTACGGAGGAAGGTACGGCGGAGCTAACAGCTGAGGGCGTACTTTGCGTCCATACGAGACTCCGATTTTTCCAGCACTAGGCTTCGCAGCGGCAGTACTGACGCCTGGGTAATGCAGGAGTTCCAAACGAGCCTTCTGAATTTGGCGTTCCGTGCAGATCATGGGGGTAAGAAGCATTTCACCAATGGAGCAATTGGAAATCTGGCACGTAAGTTGATTATAGTCTTTGGTCCCATTGTCGACTTTAGCATAAACCTCTCGAGAGAGTGAAGTATTGGGGTTACATCTGTTTTATATGCTTCCGAAATGCAGAGTTCTACCGCAGTGATAGGCCCAAACATGCTGCTAGTTGCATGCCCTCTAACCATTTCACTATCAGGTATGTTTATCTGTGTGATTTACATGGCTGCACATTCATTTTCTGTAAACATACAAGACATCTGAAGTATCCAGCACAAGTATTACAAATAAATGAATAATTATTGGATTCTATCAGAGATGGACAAAATGATTTATTAGATCCAATCAGAAATCGCCTCTGGACGGAACTTACTTGAACATTATTGTTAATCATCCAAACTTCTCAGCGATGGTTGCAGCTTGTGCATGGCACAATTTGCCGCTTATCTTATTTGACTTTATGTGACCGCAAATTAAGAAACTAAAATTGATGTGATAACTCATGGGGTAAGGATCCTTTTTGTTCAAATTTGATGATGGTTGCATACAGATGTGTGCTATAAATGGCTGTATGCTATATTTGTCACATGTATCCTAGGTGCCATTCGACACATTTGTATGTGACCTGGTAACCTCAGTTATTGCTAGACAATTATGTGAACTCCAACACACTGGTTAACCTGTTAGTTGGTCAACCAACTCATTGGTTGGCTAAACATCCGACTCGACACAGTCAACTGCAAGCTGCAGCCTTTGGATGACATGACACTGCTGATAGTGCATCATATTAGGTTTATCACTGATTCTTAAAAGTCATATATGTGACCGATGAGGATGTGAAGTTTTGATTATCTTAGATCTGTTTCATTTAGTGGGAACTGGGAAGTACAAAGTGAATATTGTTGGGTGGGTTGAAGCTACCATTCCTCTAAAGAGAAAGTTTGTAGGTAGATTTGACACATGGACCACTCTGGCATGATGCTGGGTTGTTTCTTCCATGAAAATGGTGCCGGAGTCTATTTTGAGCTTGCTTACATGGCATGTTATTAAAcatatatttttttaattttgtCCTCTGATGACTGACTGATGTAGGGTACTGTTCTGAGTTTAACTCATGTGGATCATGATGATTAACATTGTGGACTAATAAAGGAATGTAATCAGTTTGTTTGCCTTGTGTAGTCGAAGAGATTTTCGTAACTAGTATTCCAGATTTCTCACATTTCCTCCTGCCTTATTCTGTATCCCTTTTGTCTCATTATCTGTTTCGTCCTTTGAAACAATTCATGTTGTATAATTGTTTAGCATTGAACTTCAAGCATCATTTTAGTAGGGTTCTTGTTACTATTACTTTTTTTCTTGATTTCAGGCTTTATATGTCAGGTGACTATACCATCTTCTTTATAGGAATTTTCATGCAGGTGTTTATATGTTAACATGGAGTCGGAAAAAGGAGGATGTTGTAGGGCTGAAAGCTCCTAAAAAGGAGAAGCGAGTGAAGAAAGAAAATAGAACACAACCTCCTGTAGAAGCACCATATGTTGCACCAAAACCGAAGATAGCTACCAAATCACCAGATAAAACTGTTGAGATTTTTGATGGGATGACATTGCTTGACCTCTCTAAACGAACTGGTGCATATATTAGTACACTTCAAGGCATACTTGCAGATCTTGGTGAAAAGGTTGAATCAGAGTTTGACTCTATCAGCATTGATCTTGCTGAGTTGGTTGCTATGGTATGTCTTAATTATTCTCTTCATATTGCATAAGCCGGTATTGTCCTTTCCGTTCAGTTGCCTGAAGCATACAAGAAATGAGCGATAGATATATTTCTTCTCTCCTATTTCATTATACACTGCGAGCTAATGCAACTCAATGATATGATAGAAAAATGGTTTTGTTGCAACCTCCTATGGAAGCACCATATGCCTTTATTACTTCTACCACAAAAAATGGTCTGCTGAGCAAACTTGGTTCTTCTTTTCAATGCAGCTTTCTTTCCCTCCATTCTATTATAATCCATCAGCAACAGTTTTAGCTTGCTTGCATTATTAGGTTTGTTCTTTCCAATGATAGAAAATGTGAAATACTGCAGACTGGCAGTGGTATATTCCATGACTCGACAGTACAAAATTAAGTACGCGTTACTACTGATTTGATTAATTTTTATTTGAAAATACACATGCTAGCTTCCATTTGAGTAGCATAGTCCCAAATACTTCCAATTTTCTGCATTTTAATGGCAAGCTTTGCCATCATGAAATGTTCAAGCACCACTAGGAAAATCATGTTTTCTTATAATATGAGCACATATGTTTCATGCCTCTTCCTCAGGAACTTGGTGTTAATACCAGAAGAATGCACACTGCTGAAGGCACGAATGAACCACGTCCTGCTGTTGTAACGGTAATGGGCCATGTTGACCATGGTAAAACATCGCTTTTAGATGCTCTCCGGCAAACATCTGTTGCAGCTAAGGAAGCTGGTGGTATCACTCAGCATATCGGTGCCTTTGTTGTTGAGATGCAATCAGGAGCATCTATCACATTTCTTGATACTCCAGGACATGCTGCCTTCAGTGCTATGCGGGCTAGAGGTGCTGCTGTTACAGATATTGTAGTCCTTGTGGTGGCAGCAGATGATGGTGTTATGCCTCAGACGCTTGAAGCTATGTCTCATGCAAAAGCAGCAAATGTTCCTGTTGTAGTTGCCATAAACAAATGTGATAAATCTGGAGCTGATCCCGAGAGGGTCAGAATTCAACTTGGTTCAGAAGGCTTGCTTTTGGAGGATATGGGTGGGGATGTGCAGGTTGTTGAAATATCTGCAGTAGCAAAGTCTGGTTTGGATAAATTGGAAGAGGCTTTGCTCCTTCAAGCTGAGATGATGGACCTGAAAGCCAGAATAGATGGCCCTGCTCAGGCTTTTGTGGTGGAGGCAAGGGTGGACAGGGGTAGGGGTCCACTGGCAACAGCTATAGTCAAGTCTGGCACATTAGTTAGTGGGCAACACATTGTTGTAGGAGCAGAGTGGGGAAGAATTAGATCTCTTAGAGACACAGCAGGAAATATTACAGAGTCTGCAAAACCTGCGATGCCTGTTGAGATCGAGGGGTTAAGGGGCCTTCCAATGGCTGGGGATGATGTCGTGGTTGTTGATTCAGAGGAAAGGGCAAGAATGCTTAGTCAAGggcggaagaagaagcaggagaAAGATAGACTTCGAAAGATTGATGAAGGCATGGCAGATGAGCTAGAAATTAAAGAAGAGACTCCTGAAAGAGTAGAAATGCCCATTATTGTCAAAGCTGATGTTCAAGGCAGTGTTCAAGCTGTTACAGATGCCTTAAGGAGTCTTAATAGTGCACAGGTATTTTTATGTTCAATCAACTCCCAAGTGCCAATTGTGAATCTCTTGGTATATGTTTCTGTTTACATCACCCTTTTTTTGTTGAGTTTGTATGTTAATACATAGTTTGCTCTCTGCAGGTTTTTGTGAATGTTGTTCATGTAGGTGTTGGTCCAATTAGTCAGCATGACATTGATCTGGCACAAGCATGCGGAGCGTATATAGTTGGTTTCAACATTCGCACTCCACCTATTGCTATCACTCAAGCAGCAGCAAGAGCCAACATAAAGGTACCATGTTCATGAATCATTATTTCTCTAATGTCAGTTGTGATGTTTCTGTGAGTTTGATGTTAGCATTGGGTTTGAGGGCATCTTTTCTGGAAACATTGGTTCTGTGCAGAGATGCTAGAATCTAGATTATACATGCACCTGTTTTTCTTTTGCCACGGTAAACAATATTATATTGTTTAGATGATATGGGAATCATTCTTGAGGATGATATCATGGTAATTTATCTCCTGGAGGAATGAGGATACGATTACCATTGAATTAGTTGGATTGAAATGAAATGTGGTTTGTAGATACAAAATTCAAGTACATAATACAGATGTAACATTCTGAATGTAGAATGGCCTGTTCCCTTTATTTCGTTGCTTGGATTTGAACAGTAGCCTGAGCTTCAGATCTGTTTGCttcttccactgcttcagcacCTCATATACATTTTTAAATACCCTTTTAAATAGTATCATACCACAAAGAAACAATTATGTGTTCAAGTATTACGAAAATCTGGTTTCCTATTGTTGGTCGTGTCATGTGTTGTTTGCTTTGAGTATGGTGATATGGGACCTAGTCTGTTAGTATAGCTGTATCTCCAAATGTTGAAGTATCAATGACCACTCTACGTTCTAATGTAGTTCCATGAACTCATTGTTATATTTGTATATTCTCAGTTGATCTTTAATCTTTATATACGTCTGAGGGGATCTGACTTGTTAATGTTTCATCTTTAGGTTTTGCTGCACAAGGTTATCTATCATCTCCTTGAGGAAATGGGAAGGGCCATTGTAGAGAAGGCACCAGGGACTGCTGAAACCCAGGTTTCGGGGGAGGCTGAGGTTCTGAACATATTCGAGCTGAAAGGGCGCAGCAAGTCGAAAGGACCGGACATCAAAATTGCTGGCTGCCGTATAACTGACGGTCACTTTAGCAAATCTGGAACCATGAGACTATTGAGGAGCGGAGATGTTGTATTTGAGGGTCCCTGTGCATCTCTGAAGCGGGAGAAGCAGGATGCAGAAACAATAGAAAAGGGTAACGACTGTGGGCTGGTGATTGAGGATTGTGATGATTTCCAGGTTGGGGATGTTATTCAGTGCTTGGAGCAGGTGATTAGGAAGCCCAAGTTCATCTCAACACAGAGCGGTTCAGTTCGGATTGAATGCTAATATAATAATTCTTTGTGGCTGACACTGTTTGGGTTTCTATTAATTCAGACAGTTGTGCTGAACTGACCAAGGTTTCTGAGTGTAACAAGATTTTGTTGCTAGTGACTTGTTGCAACTGTGACCAACACATATTCTGATATGAAGTAGCATATTATTATTTCATTCAGGAGCTTTTACAGCCTTTCGGGTCATGCCTACGTGAGAAGGATCAGTGGGTTGTATATTCCTTTTCATAATTCATCCAAACTATGTAATTGCCACACCAGTTGATTGATTCCCCGCTCTGTGGAGCCAAACTGAAGCCTTTTTATGTTGTACGTATTATGTATGCTGTATTGCATGCTGACTCTACTGTATGGAAGACGCTCGTAAGCTTAACTGTATGCCCTGAAATTTGAAGCTGCTTCTATATAACATAAGGTGGATGCGGTGTTGGAATAAATTTAGTGTGTGATTATTGTCATTTTATATGTTGCTATCATTCGAAAAATGCTAATTCTTGTGTGACCGGAAATGTTTGTGGTATGTCCGTTTTCAGTGAAAATTCAGCTGCAGATTTTCTGAGGCCAGCATTTGTGACAGATACTTTCATCGTTTCAGAAAGAATATTTCATTGCCTGCAATTCCTACAATAACACAGGATGCAGATTTCCAGATCACTGAGCGACTGCAGCTGTTGTAGCCTGCTCCAGGATCCTGACCAGTGGCTTGCAGCTGCACCTCCGCCCTTCGTCCAACGGCGTGTTTCCCCACCTGCACCATTCCATTTCATCAATTTCATTTCAACAGATTCCGACCGGAACCACACGATTTCCTCTGGAATTCCTGCAGAACCCTTGTGAAATCCAAGCGTCCTGGGTACCTGTCTTTGGCCTGAACATCCGCGCCGAAGCCTATGAGCATGCCGGCGACGAGGTGCAGGCCCTCCGCGGCGGCGACGTGGAGCGGCGTCTTCTGGTCGTAGTTCTTGCAGTTAGGGTCGACGCCGAACCTGAGCAGGCGATTCAGCAGGTCGATCCTGCCGTCGGTCACGACCCTGCACAGGTACCCTCCGGCATCCTCCAGGTTCAGGGCTGCGCCGTGCTTCACCAGGAGGGAGGTGATCCTGTCGTGCCCGGATCTCAGGGCTAGCAGCAACGTTGAGTTCCCAAACTTATCTGCAGGTTCAGAGATGATCGTCTATCACAAGAAAGATTCATAAAAATGTTGTTTTTAAATATTGTGTTTGCCTTGGATAAATTGCTTGCATACTTTCTCTCAAAGATTTTTTTTTGGCTGGCATACCTATGCTGTTGACGTTTGCTCCTCTCTGAATCAGGAACCTGACGATATCTTCATATCCTCTTAACGCGGCCACATGCTGTAATAACGTAAAGTCCAGGAAAGAGTTTGGTAAATCTACAATTTATTCAAAATTGCAGGTATTTTCTTTCACATGGTTCTATCCAAAAGAGGAGGTAATTTGCAATATGCTATTTCATATTTTCAGAAAGGAGGAAAAAATGTATTTCATGCTGCACTTGTTTCAGTGAAAATGAACTTCTGTACTCTGAATTACAATTTTTTTTCGAAATAAAGAATTACAGTTACTATATGAGAGAGTTCACATACCAGTGCGGTCCTTCCATCGTAATCGGGTTTACTAGGATCAGCTCCTGCACTGATCAAACCCTTCAAACGGAACAAGTCTCCATGGTAAGCAGCATTGTTCACTCCGAGAACTAGTTCTGCTTCTTGCCTTGATATCAGGTATGTGATGTCTGATTCGAGCTGCTTCCCTCTGGATTTGGTTTTTCTCCACTACAGGAATAAAAAAATTCATTTGCAGCTAAGTTTTGATCCAGACTCGCTGTTGTTGACATGTTACCTTCAGCAGGTTGCTCAAGATCTGACGGctatccttgaagtaaatttgCAGAATGCTGGTCAGGGACTGCTTGTCGATTCTCAGGACGCTGCAAAGCTCACAGACCCTAACTGTGTGTGGCTGTGGAACATTGCAAACTACAGCAACATCGCCGACGATGTCGTAAGGCAGCAGCTCTGAGATGATCTCCTCTGATCCACCTTCTCCAGCGGCCACCTCTTCCTGTGACAGTAATAATAGGATGATTGATACAGTGATACAGCTGAGTTCTGTTTTCTCATAACTCATGTATTCTTTTCCTTCAAACTGAATAGTGGAAATTTTAGAATCATGGTTATAAAATTGTTGCTGAAAATTAGTACCAGGCATCCGTGTACGACAATATAAATTTGGTCCACCACAGTGCCTTGCTCTAAGATAACCTCACCAGGGAGGAAGAATTCTTCATGCAATTTTACCACCTGAAATTATAGATGGAAAAGTTTGAATGAATACCATGCTTGTACTAACTATATTTACGAATTACTAGTGAGAAACATGAATCCACTCAAAAGCTTACAATCTGGCTCAGGAAGTCCTCTGAACATCCTTTGAACAGGCGCACTTTCGAAACCATGTCGAGGTACAGTGTCTGGGACAACTGCAAAACGAAACAAAGGCTCATGATGCTGAtctccacacacacacacacacacaaaacaTCAGCTGAATCTCTCCTGATCTATGCAGAAGATTGTCTACCTTTGATCGAACAGCAACCGGGATATCGTCGACGACTCTGTCCTTGGTGTAGCTGCTCTCATACTGCAGCAGCAAGTGATCCTTCACCTGGGACCTGATGTCGGCGCCCAGCTTGTTCCTGTTCATGTACCTGATGAGGTCTGTCATCTtgtcccggaacctctccgtcTTGGAGCCCTTGACGATAAGCGCTGTCATGTTGCCGATCAGATAGGCGCTGAGAAGGATGCTGAACGAGATGTACGCCACGGTGAAGGTCATCTCCCTCGGGTTCACCGCATGGATGTCGCCGTAACCTGCAGAATGCCTTTGCACGATCAGAAACTACTGCAGATTTGTCGATCCACATGATGGACAAGATGACCGATCGAGAGCACCGTCGTACCGACTGTCGCCATGGTGACGATGGCGACGTACAGCGAGGTGACGTAGCGGGTGAGCAGGTCGATCTCCCTGAAGCTGATGTACCTGGTGTCCCCCAGTATCAGGCCCCCGATCCAGGTGCCGCCCTCGCGCGCCGGCGGCAGCGTGGTGGCGAGGTAGTAAAAGACGCAGGCGGCGGTGTGCGTGAAgtagagctcgacggtgatgagCTTCACGATCCGCGTGAAGAGGTAGCTGATGCGGATGTCCTTCTCCATCTTCTTGAAGAAGGCCATGATCTTGCGGGCCCTGTACAGCCGCAGCCACACCAGGCACCTCACCATCTCCGTCCTTCCCGTGGCCTGATAGACACAGGGAACGAACAGTCTTGTGAATTGTGATGAACAGAAACTCCTCTCTGACGCTCAGTGGTAATTGTAGTTGCAGGGATTGAGATGCCACCTTGTATATGAAATCCCATGGGAAGCAACCTAGGATGTCAAGAGCGAAGCTTCCTTTGATGTAGCTGCAGAAGAACATCATATTCAGAGACAATGAGAAAGAGATGCAAGCTAGGTCTTGGTCTCTTGGAAATTTTGAGAAAAGAACAATGGTGTCCAGGCCGGCCAGAGCAACTGGCAGTACTACGGCCTCACCGCAGCGCGATCTTCCGCTTGTCGTAGACCATCCGGTAGGTGTGGGCGTCCCTGTAGGCGAGGAAGAAGTGGACGGCGACGTCGGCGAGGAAGACGAGCTGCACGCACTCGAGGTCCAGCAGGTGCTCCGGGAGGCCCCGGAAGAAGCCGAACTCGAAGGGGGTAAAGAAGGTGGAGTAGATGGACCATACAAAAATCGCGTTTGACC
The sequence above is drawn from the Panicum hallii strain FIL2 chromosome 7, PHallii_v3.1, whole genome shotgun sequence genome and encodes:
- the LOC112899258 gene encoding uncharacterized protein LOC112899258 isoform X1, translating into MAWRMLRRKEFQTSLLNLAFRADHGGKKHFTNGAIGNLAQFYRSDRPKHAASCMPSNHFTIRNFHAGVYMLTWSRKKEDVVGLKAPKKEKRVKKENRTQPPVEAPYVAPKPKIATKSPDKTVEIFDGMTLLDLSKRTGAYISTLQGILADLGEKVESEFDSISIDLAELVAMELGVNTRRMHTAEGTNEPRPAVVTVMGHVDHGKTSLLDALRQTSVAAKEAGGITQHIGAFVVEMQSGASITFLDTPGHAAFSAMRARGAAVTDIVVLVVAADDGVMPQTLEAMSHAKAANVPVVVAINKCDKSGADPERVRIQLGSEGLLLEDMGGDVQVVEISAVAKSGLDKLEEALLLQAEMMDLKARIDGPAQAFVVEARVDRGRGPLATAIVKSGTLVSGQHIVVGAEWGRIRSLRDTAGNITESAKPAMPVEIEGLRGLPMAGDDVVVVDSEERARMLSQGRKKKQEKDRLRKIDEGMADELEIKEETPERVEMPIIVKADVQGSVQAVTDALRSLNSAQVFVNVVHVGVGPISQHDIDLAQACGAYIVGFNIRTPPIAITQAAARANIKVLLHKVIYHLLEEMGRAIVEKAPGTAETQVSGEAEVLNIFELKGRSKSKGPDIKIAGCRITDGHFSKSGTMRLLRSGDVVFEGPCASLKREKQDAETIEKGNDCGLVIEDCDDFQVGDVIQCLEQVIRKPKFISTQSGSVRIEC
- the LOC112899260 gene encoding potassium channel KOR2-like codes for the protein MVYDKRKIALRYIKGSFALDILGCFPWDFIYKATGRTEMVRCLVWLRLYRARKIMAFFKKMEKDIRISYLFTRIVKLITVELYFTHTAACVFYYLATTLPPAREGGTWIGGLILGDTRYISFREIDLLTRYVTSLYVAIVTMATVGYGDIHAVNPREMTFTVAYISFSILLSAYLIGNMTALIVKGSKTERFRDKMTDLIRYMNRNKLGADIRSQVKDHLLLQYESSYTKDRVVDDIPVAVRSKLSQTLYLDMVSKVRLFKGCSEDFLSQIVVKLHEEFFLPGEVILEQGTVVDQIYIVVHGCLEEVAAGEGGSEEIISELLPYDIVGDVAVVCNVPQPHTVRVCELCSVLRIDKQSLTSILQIYFKDSRQILSNLLKWRKTKSRGKQLESDITYLISRQEAELVLGVNNAAYHGDLFRLKGLISAGADPSKPDYDGRTALHVAALRGYEDIVRFLIQRGANVNSIDKFGNSTLLLALRSGHDRITSLLVKHGAALNLEDAGGYLCRVVTDGRIDLLNRLLRFGVDPNCKNYDQKTPLHVAAAEGLHLVAGMLIGFGADVQAKDRWGNTPLDEGRRCSCKPLVRILEQATTAAVAQ
- the LOC112899258 gene encoding uncharacterized protein LOC112899258 isoform X2, whose translation is MGVRSISPMEQLEIWHSSTAVIGPNMLLVACPLTISLSGVYMLTWSRKKEDVVGLKAPKKEKRVKKENRTQPPVEAPYVAPKPKIATKSPDKTVEIFDGMTLLDLSKRTGAYISTLQGILADLGEKVESEFDSISIDLAELVAMELGVNTRRMHTAEGTNEPRPAVVTVMGHVDHGKTSLLDALRQTSVAAKEAGGITQHIGAFVVEMQSGASITFLDTPGHAAFSAMRARGAAVTDIVVLVVAADDGVMPQTLEAMSHAKAANVPVVVAINKCDKSGADPERVRIQLGSEGLLLEDMGGDVQVVEISAVAKSGLDKLEEALLLQAEMMDLKARIDGPAQAFVVEARVDRGRGPLATAIVKSGTLVSGQHIVVGAEWGRIRSLRDTAGNITESAKPAMPVEIEGLRGLPMAGDDVVVVDSEERARMLSQGRKKKQEKDRLRKIDEGMADELEIKEETPERVEMPIIVKADVQGSVQAVTDALRSLNSAQVFVNVVHVGVGPISQHDIDLAQACGAYIVGFNIRTPPIAITQAAARANIKVLLHKVIYHLLEEMGRAIVEKAPGTAETQVSGEAEVLNIFELKGRSKSKGPDIKIAGCRITDGHFSKSGTMRLLRSGDVVFEGPCASLKREKQDAETIEKGNDCGLVIEDCDDFQVGDVIQCLEQVIRKPKFISTQSGSVRIEC